catttctccaaagacatacagatggccaagaagtacatgaaaagcttctcaacatccctaattattagagaaatgcaaatcaaaactactatgaggtatcacctcacaccagttagaatgggcatcatcagaaagtctacaaacagcaaatgatggaaagggtgtggagaaaagggaaccctcttgcactgttggtgagaatgtaaattgatacaaccactacggagaacagtatggaagttccttaaaaaactaaaaatagaatttccatatgatccagcaatcccactcctgggcatatatccacagaaaaccataattcaaaaagacacatgcaccccaatgttcattgcagcactatttacaatagccaggtcatggaagcaacctaaatgcccatcgagagaagaatggataaagaagttgtggtacatatatacaatggaatattactcagccataaaaaagaatgaaattgagtcatttgttgagtcatggatggatctagagactgtcatacagagtgaattaagtcagaaagaaaaaaatatcgtATACTAACGCATGTATGTGGGACCTAAAAAAATGGCACCGATGAAccgatttgcagggcagaagttgagacacagatgtagagaacaaacgtatggacaccaagggggaaaaccgcggtggggtggggatggtggtgtgctgaattgggcgattgggattgacatgtatacactgatgtgtataaaattgatgactaataagaacatgcagtataaaaaaaaaaagaaagcaactaatactggggcttccctggtggtgcagtggttgggaatccacctgcttatgcaggggacatgggttcgagccctggtccaggaagattccatgtgccgcggagcaactaagcccatgcgccagacctactgagcctgtgctctagagcccacgagccacaactaccaaagcctgcacatctagagcctgtgctccacaacaagagaagccaccacaatgagaagcctgtgcaccgcaaggaagagtagccccccacctcaccacaactagaggaagcctgcatacagcaacgaagacccaatgcagccaaaaataaaataaaataattaattttaaaaaatatatttgatgagattatggctgaaaaattccTGAccctgaagaaagaaacagatatccaggtacaagagccacagagagtcccaagcaagatgaacccaaagagactcACACCAAGGCTGAGAGAATGGCTTTGGAGGTGGTATGCTCTTACAAGGGCATAAATTGCTCTTAAATTGAGAATCCCATGAATTAGAATACAGTTACATGCCCTATAATGGGAAGGCTCACACAAGCATAGTGCCTTCTATTTACCAAATGATTGCACAGGAAGGTCCCCATGAGCCTCACAGTACTCAACTGAGATTTGCAGGGCTGGTACCACCTCAAAGGAGCAATCTGAGACTCACAAAGGTTAAACAACTTGTCAGGACCCAGAAGTTCTGCTACAAATCTCAACTAGTAATCCTCATACTACACCAGAACTATCTTTATACTCCTATTCTTGTCTTATGCTGTATAAAATTAAAGGAATCTCCCCAACTGTCACTACTGgaagtgtgtgtgttttatttcaggAACTATGACATTCACCAGTATGCCCATAAAATTCTCTTAAAAGCACTAGGAATGCCTGGACCCCGCTCAGAGTTTTTGTGCAGAGACATACGGTACTAGAGAACCCTATTAGAAgacacattccatccaaaaggtAAGACCTGTGCTTGCGCATCTTTCTCCACGGTCAGGCTCTTGAGAAGCCCTGCCTTGAACAACCAAGCTTCTGATCCCTGTTTTTAAGGACAAGATTGAAGCTGTTCattcagaaatgaaaacaatcaCAGTGGTGCTTCTAGACTTCGGTCTTCCTCTGTCTTCAGAAGGTCTGCTCACTTCATGCAGGATTGGTGGTGGTTCCAAAATGAAGTATCCACCAATCCATAATACAGCAAACACTTTAAACACCGAATTCTCTAGTTCTACCCTTGTGCTCCTGGTTCAGGAGTTCTTGGAAGTAGAGTAGACCTGTATTATGTGGGATGTAGGCACATCCACATTTACAATACTCAAGAAACAGGAAGAGGTGATGAGTAGACAGTTGTAAGAATTATTGTTAGACTCATTTATCATATCCTTTAGTCTCATATCAACAAACAGCTGGATTTGAATTTTGTAAAAGCCACAGCAAACCATATtccctttaactttttattttgaaataatcacaCATGTACAGGAAGGTACAAAGACAGTAGAGGCATTCAGAACCTTCACCTAGTTTCCTCCGATAGTTACATCTTACACAAATCCAAAATCGCTGAGAAAATGTTTCTGCCCAAAAGCCATCACTATCCTGGAGATGCTTGTAAAGATGAAGACGAAGGAGTTGGCTTCAGGCAACCTGACCATCAAATCTGTGGACCCTAACCTTCACCTAGAGAAGGAAAGCAAGATACAATggtaaagaagagagaaattctcCAGGATTCTAACCATTGTCTGTGATAAGAAGATCATTTCTATTGCCAAAAAAACCTGGAGGATCTGTTAGCTCCCAATGACTGACATTTTTCTTCTGGGGGATGCTGCAGGAGAACCTGAAGCAATGGTTATACTTATCATTTCAACTGAAATTCAGTATCCTCCACTTACCATTAGTTCTGAGAAATATTTACTTAAGTTTTACTTTCATTAACAGCCTTCTAAGAGTTGAATATGTAACTCTGAAAAACCTTTACAATGTAAGAATCACTGCTAGGAAGCTCAGTAACATCTTCATTCTTCATAAATCTTGGAGATGGAAActacttctatttttattctaaagaggaagaaaacttaAGCACAGGGAGTTCAGTGATTTCAATAAATTCACACATTGGTGAGCAGCAGATATGGGGACTTCAACTTAGTGGAGACGGTAACAAAGTATAGTATTTAACCATCATGATATACTGAAAAAGAAGGCTACCTACGTTCTTCCAATAATCTAGACCTATATTTAGTTGTTTTCGTAACTTGTCAGCATGGTTTAGATTAGTGGTATGTTATTTTGTAGTTCTGGCCGTGACAAGTTTCCATTTATGAGTAAAGATTTTTCTATATGCCAATACCAATTATGCATCAAGCTTCTGAGATCTTAATAAACTGCAGATGCTCTGACTGCAACACAGAGTAACAGGAACCTGGCCCATGACCAATTCGGATTTAGTGACTGTGAGACTGCGTCAACATTAGTATGGTAACAGAGAGGCTCTTTACGCCATGAACAAAACGGGGTGGCGCCTATCACTGGAATTGAACAATTGCATGATACCCTAAAGTGGGGTACATAAAACACTACAGTACAATACACACCCTACAATACAATAATACCCTAAAGTGTGGTACAATAAAACACTACAGTAGggctgcaggatacaaggttaatgtATATATACCACCAATGAACAAGTgcaattgaaaattaaaaacaaaaaccaaaaataaaggaaagaaaatttaaaacaaatcacCTTTTACATTAGGAccgcaatttttaaaaagttcctttaCAGGTGTAAAGTTCCTTTACAGGTGTTTTTCATCATGGCGGCACATGAGAGGTCTGTGATGAAGATATAACATCATTAACAGATTCTGAACCTCAGATTGAAAGTCACTAAAAATAGAGCCTTATCAAGAAATctaagaataaaaacatttcatcACTTGATAAGTGGGCCTTTTCACATATCCTTGATCCTCTGACGCCCCCTGACACCATCTcatgaattttaaatgattttaacttttaattactCTGCAGAGTGTAACAAAATTTGACTAATCTTCAAGGACTAGACTTAGTTCTCCCTACTAATGATTCCCTGATGCACGGTACATTCTGAAACTTGCTTCACTCATTATATTTGTAAGGGTTTTCTCCATTATGAAATCCTTGGTGATCCTGAGGCCAGGTCATTTCCTGAAGGCCTTAGTATATTCTCCTGTAAGGCTTCTTTCCAGTATCAATTCTCTCATCACTCCAAACATACGAACATTTAATACAAACCTTACCACACACTGTACCTCTGTGTCTTCACTCCATGTATATTCTGGTGTCTGTTGAGACTTGAGTACTGCTTAAAGGCTTTGCCACACTCATGACACTTGTAAGGTTTCtccccagtatgaattctctgatgaacTGTAAGGCTTGAATTCTGACTGAAGGCCTTGCCACATACATGACatttatatggtttctctccagtatgaactTTCTTATGTTGAGTAAGGTTTGAACTCCCAGTGAAAGCTTTGCCACACTCATGACATTTgtatggtttctctccagtatggatTCTCTCATGGCCCCAGAGGTGTGAACGTGTGGTGAAATCCTtaccacactcattacatttataaggtttctctccagtatggatTCTCTTATGTTGAGCAAGATTTGAATGCTCAGAAAACGCTttgccacactcattacatttgtaaggtttctctccagtatgaattcgcTCATGACCCCAAAGGTGTGAACGTATCATAAAGTCCTTACCACATACATTACATTTATATGGTTTCtccccagtatgaattctctgatgcctTGTGAGGTTTGAGAATCTGTTAAAGGTTTTGCCACACTCACTACATTTGTAAGGTCTCTGTTCAGAATGAATTCTTTGATGATTAGCTAAGACTGAGCAATGGCTAAAAGCCTTCCCACAGTCATTACATTTGTAGGGCTTTTCTCTAATATGTGTTTTCTGGTGTTGTGTAAGCAATGAAGGATGCGTTAAAACCTTCCCATTTTTGTTACAAATGTTGGTTTTGACACTAGAAGAAATTATTTGAAGTGGTGAAACTGAGGAACAGTTTTTGATAGACTTCTCAACTTGATTACATTCATAAATTTTCTCCTCAGTTTGAAAAACCTGCAGTTCAGCCAAATGTGAATGAAGGCTTAATCCAAGCCTATTTTCCAAACATTTCAAAAACTTGTTTCCTGAATAGCCTACGTGACTTTTTAGTTCCTTATTCCTCATATATGACTTGTAATATCTGTAATATTGAGACATACTTCTTACAGAAACATTCTGCTTTAAAGGAAAATTATTCCAGGATTTATGTTGTTGATCTCTACTACCAGTGAGATTTTTGCAAGGGGTTGTAGTCACTCCTTTGtaacttttttcttcatattccCACTGATTTGCAAACTTGTGCATATTTTGGTGGACTTCACTGAAATCAAAATCATGACTTACAAGTCTTTCAAAACCAAATGTCTGAAGTAAGTCTCCATTATTAATGTCCTCTTTTGGTGATAATTCTTTGATCACACATCTGGTAGACATATCTGTAAGATATAAGGCTTCCTTTTAACCAGATTGGAAGATAGATATTTTAtgctgaaaaatataatattacaCCAAAGGTAAAACTCATGATTAACAGACTTATCAAGCTTTACAACCATGGTCTGCAAACGTTTAGGAACACAAATGAATAAGATTCCTCTAAAAAGAAAGGGTGAGTACACGcaattcaaattattttcagGGAAGCCCATTTTCAAATGCTCTGTTATCAAAAGTTACAATAACCTTGCAAGAAAAGGAATTTCCCCACAGGTACCCCAAAGCACACACCAACTCATTGGAGGCATACAACTGtctaacatttgaaaaataaaagatattaaaaataatcactggggtccagtggttaataagACTCcattctcccaatgcagggggcacaggttcaatccctggtaggggaactaagatcccgcatgttgcATGGccggaggaagggagggaggaaggaaggaaagaaggaaggaaggaagggagggaggaagggaggaagggagggagggaggaaaagtttcttaagaaaattaatattaaaaaaaacactcctcgggacttccctggtggcgcagtggttaggaatccgcctgccaatgcagggcacaagggtttgagccctagtccgggagggtcccacatgctgcagagtaactaagccggtgcaccgcaactgctgagcccgtgtgctgcaactactgaagcctgcgcacctggagcccgtgctctgcagcaagagagactaccccaatgagaagcccgtgcaacacagcgaggagtagcccccactcaccacaactagagaaaagcctgagcacagcagcaaagacccaacacaaccataaataaataaataaataaataaataaataaataaaacactactGAATACTTGTATACAACACTAAAACAACACTGTAAGAATagcaaaacattattttgaatacTTGTTATACAACTATACCCATGAAAAATAGGCATACTGCAACATTAACGATTAGTTCACTGTGCTTATATTACATAACATATGCTAAATATTaattatgttaataaaaataaacagtaataaaCATTTTAGTAATGTGAGACATATCCAGCCATAAATCATAAATAATAAGCATTTACatttgttaaacacacacacacacacacagtgtctgTGGAATTCTAAAGAATTCACCTATAAGACTAAAAGAAAGGACATATTTCAGAAGGAGCACACAATATGAGAACtggaaaatatgttaaaaatcacTGATTTTGAAATAAAAGGTCCAGGTAAATATGTAATATTACAGAAATTAATGGGGAAATATGACAACAAAACTGACAAAGCAGGGAATGCAAAATGTACTTCTCCGTACAAAACAAGAAATGAACTCACAAAAACTGTCAGAATCAACTTTataagaactctggaaattaatcaAAGGATTCCAGCTACCAGGAACACTCTTAACCAAGAAAAAGGCAGCTGTTTTTTCTTACCTTGACCCATCCCTGTTCCTCAGCTAGGCAGTGGCCTTGAAGATGAGAGCCCACAGGCTGGTACAGGTTTCCAGAACCAGAGGTGACAGAACAGACCTTATAGAGAATTTCAACTggttgggttttggttttttggttttgtttttcttgttttgatcTGCCTGATGGATACATAAAGGACTGGCTCAAAGTACTTGCAAAACTATACCTAGGTGGAACTGCTAACCTGAGGGCTTGGTCAAAAACATTTAAAGGTAAATATACTAGCCAGTGCCACCTAGAGCAAGGGATAACAACTTGGGCAAACAATGGACAAATCAAAAACCCTGAGAAAAAAGTGGGGAGTGAGTTGTACTGGGAATTAAGGACTTTGAAAATCTCCCACATATTCCAGGGAATCTAGATAGATTTGGGCATGCCTAGGACTGGGAATAtaagaaaagacctgagaagttCCTAAGCCCTCATGTCCAACTGAACATCAGATTTtctgcaaatagagctgcaaagaagtGAATGCTAAGGCAGAGTTGTAAACTCCTTGCCTTAGTGCTTAAGGAATTCTCCAACACAAAGAGCTCATCTACAAAGAGTATAaggtggttttgttttggttttggttctaGGTGTTTAAGGAAATCTGTCAAATCACTAATTGACCAATAAGTCAACAAAGACTTCAGTggccacacacagcaatgaaaacacaTCACACCAAATTAGTtgagagaaataaagacacaacAGCAGTcacaagaaacaacaacaaaatccaggGTGGGGTGAGCATGGGGGGAGGAGTGGATTATGATTTCCAAGGTTTCAACGTACTCAAAATATCCCAATTGTTAAACAAAAGGTTACAAAGCAGGCAAAGTAACAATAAAGTATCAATATAACCcatatagaaaaatgaataaataaatagcataaaTTGTCCATAATGGAGCCTAAACTTTGGACTTAATCAACAAACACTTTAAATCAACTAATTAAGCTAAAGGGAATGATGGACACAGAATTAATGAAAGTAAGGAAAACAGTGTTTAAACAAATAGATAATATCAATAAAATGATAGAGAttataaaaaaaactaaacagaaattCTGGGGCTGAAAGGTAaatttatcaaaatgaaaaatttcctaGAGAGGTTCAGCACCAGATTTGATTAGGCAAAAGGGAGTATCAGCAAACTTATAGGTAGATCAGTCAGAATTACCTAGTCtaaggagcagaaagaaaaaacgACTGAATATAAATGAACAGAGCCTAGGAGACCTGTAGATACTATCAGTGGACGAACATATGAATAATGGGAGTcccaaagagaaggagaaagaaggcagaaagaATATCAGAATATGGTCAAAAATTTCTTAAATGTGAGTAAAGGCATGAACCTGCAAATCTAAAAACTGAATGAACCGCATGTAGGAAAACTCAAAGAGAATCACATGATAACAACTTATAATCAAACTGTTaaaagacaaagggaaagagagaatcttaaaagcagcaagggagaaggtAGGTATTTGTCATATACAAAAGATCCTCAGTAAGATTAAAAGCTGATTTCTTGCCAAAACCATGGAGTCCAGAAACAATGGATGACATATCTGAAGTGttgacagaggaaaaaaaaactgtcagcCAATTCTATCTCTAGAAAAACTGTCTAttaaaaatgagggagaaattaTGACTTCCAAGATAAACAAAAGGTGATGGATTTTCTTACGACTAGACCTGCcctataataaataaaagagagaacactttttttttccttttccattatggtttattacaggatattgaatatagtgccctgtgctatacagtaggaccttgttgattatccattctatatataatagttgcatctgctaatcccaaactcccaatccatccctcccccacctctcctccccattggcaaccacaagtctgaaaagagagaacatttcttaattcattctatgaggccagcattattcTGATACCAAAGCTAGACAAAAACAGCTCAAGAAACTACAGACCaacatattttatgaatatagatgaaaaatcctcaacaaaatactagccaattGAATACATAGCATATTAAGATTATACATCATAAACAAGGCGGCCTTGTTCCAAGAATTCAAGGGTAGTTggttcaacatacagaaatctatCAATATAATAGCCCACATCAATAGTAGGAAGGGGGGGGGAACCTACATAATCATCTCACTGTATGCAGAatagatatttgaaaaaaatccagaaaccgTTCATGATGAAAACAGTCAGCATACAGAAagtgaacttcctcaacctgataaagataatttatgaaaaactcacagctaatatcatacacAGTCAATGATGAAATAATAAAAGCTTTCCacctaaaataagaaataagacatgatgcccactttcaccactgctATCCAGCTATTCAGTGTTGTACTGGAAGGTCTACCCAGAGcaactaggcaagaaaaagaaattaaaagtatataaattggagaataaaaaggaaaattatctcCATGAGCAGATGACACAATCCTGTATAACGAAAATtccataaaatacacacacacacacacaaacaagtcCTACTAGTCTTATAAACGATGTCAGCCAAGTTGCAGGATACAGTatctacatatgaaaatcagCTGTGTTTCTATACATCAACaatgaacaatttgaaaaaagtttttttaataattccacttacaataatatccaaagaataaaatacctaggaatgaatttaagcaaggagatgaaagacatatagactgaaaactacaaaacactgctgatatagataactattaaggacctaccgtatagcacagagaactctactcaatactctgtaatggcctatacgggaaaagaatctaaaaaagagtggatatctgtatatgtgtaacagattcactttgctgtacatctgaaactaacacaacactgtaaatcaactatactccaataaaaatttaaaaaaaacattgttgatagaaattaaagaagacctaaataaatgggaagacaCTCCATATTTATGATAATATTTACCAACATGGTCTATAGATTCTATGTAaacactatcaaaattccaagaacattttctggaaaaatggaaaagatgaTGAAATTCATAGGGAACCGCAAAGGGCCCTGAACAGTCAAGACAATATTGCAAAAGATATGATATACACAGAATAGAtaaatccagagagacagaatgcagactggtagttgccagggactggggacaGAGGAAAATGTTGAGAAACTGCCTAGCAGGGAATGAATGCTAATCATACTTTTCTGAACAATAAACAATGGCATACACATGTAATGAACACTGTTGCAAGAACAACAGTTTGGCCAACGGTCTCACTGATATGTGGTTATGGACTTGCAATTTtctccctggaataaatccctgTACTTGAGACAACCCCAAATCAAACAGGATGATCATTAGTATACTTAATCAACATTGCCACACTGCCCTTGAGAGACACTTTCGTGATGATCCACAAAACCCAGAAGGACAACAGGAACCATTTGTTTCAGGCTCTCATGAAACTTTCTAGCTCAGCATCCTGGAACATACTGACCTTTCTACTCAGTTACTTCAGAGGGCACTTCCCCATGAAGCAGGATGATACTGTAACATCTAAATCAAAGCATTCTGCACTCAGAATTTTACCCAGTGAAACTCCTCGTGAGAGAGTTCACTAGAGCTTGTCCAGCACCTAAAGGGTGGGTTATCACagcagaaaaaagagaataacATTTCAGACACCAAGTAGGTGTATTCCAGAAGCAAGTTTCAGAGGCAAAATCACACACACtcaaaaaaatatgaaatcagGTAGAGCCCAAGTTTTTCCACATTTGCATACTAAGTAGGTActgcaagagagagaaaaataaaagatacgaGAGTAAAGCAAAGGATTCAGATTTTGTGGGATGTTGAAATGGGCCCTGGGTCTGCCTACAAACCCAAAAATGTGCCTGAGATATGCTCCCCCTGAAGGGCTGGGGATCAAAGAAAGGTTCTCTCTGTTCACTGTCTTTACAATACTGCTGAGGAACAATCTCCAAAGATTCATGCTAGTCCCATGATACATGCTCcttaaggcaaaaacaaaaacgaagAAACGTCTTGAGGCACCTGAAGGGGCACAGAGGGCTTGAGACAGGCCCCTGTACTCGCCTGGGGTCCCAGATGCAGTGGATGAGCAGCCAGTGTCCCCCATCCCCAAAAGAAGGTCTCTCACGTATGTGAAATGGGGATGGAAGCTAGAGAAGAAGAGGAGCCGGGACAAGGGAGACCTCAGCTCGATGTGTATGGACTGAGAACTGAGTCTAGAATGAGAGGCTGGTCCCCCAAAGTCCAAATACAAAAACAGTCACAGACAGCAGGTAACAGAAAGTTGTGAGTCAGGATAAAGACTTTGCCTTTGT
This genomic window from Mesoplodon densirostris isolate mMesDen1 chromosome 19, mMesDen1 primary haplotype, whole genome shotgun sequence contains:
- the ZNF525 gene encoding zinc finger protein 525 isoform X2 — its product is MHKFANQWEYEEKSYKGVTTTPCKNLTGSRDQQHKSWNNFPLKQNVSVRSMSQYYRYYKSYMRNKELKSHVGYSGNKFLKCLENRLGLSLHSHLAELQVFQTEEKIYECNQVEKSIKNCSSVSPLQIISSSVKTNICNKNGKVLTHPSLLTQHQKTHIREKPYKCNDCGKAFSHCSVLANHQRIHSEQRPYKCSECGKTFNRFSNLTRHQRIHTGEKPYKCNVCGKDFMIRSHLWGHERIHTGEKPYKCNECGKAFSEHSNLAQHKRIHTGEKPYKCNECGKDFTTRSHLWGHERIHTGEKPYKCHECGKAFTGSSNLTQHKKVHTGEKPYKCHVCGKAFSQNSSLTVHQRIHTGEKPYKCHECGKAFKQYSSLNRHQNIHGVKTQR
- the ZNF525 gene encoding zinc finger protein 525 isoform X1 gives rise to the protein MHKFANQWEYEEKSYKGVTTTPCKNLTGSRDQQHKSWNNFPLKQNVSVRSMSQYYRYYKSYMRNKELKSHVGYSGNKFLKCLENRLGLSLHSHLAELQVFQTEEKIYECNQVEKSIKNCSSVSPLQIISSSVKTNICNKNGKVLTHPSLLTQHQKTHIREKPYKCNDCGKAFSHCSVLANHQRIHSEQRPYKCSECGKTFNRFSNLTRHQRIHTGEKPYKCNVCGKDFMIRSHLWGHERIHTGEKPYKCNECGKAFSEHSNLAQHKRIHTGEKPYKCNECGKDFTTRSHLWGHERIHTGEKPYKCHECGKAFTGSSNLTQHKKVHTGEKPYKCHVCGKAFSQNSSLTVHQRIHTGEKPYKCHECGKAFKQYSSLNRHQNIHGVKTQRYSV